The Solibacillus daqui genome has a segment encoding these proteins:
- a CDS encoding TIGR02206 family membrane protein has product MLNEKIQSLENGFRLFDWYHLSWLMLTGLVICIMYKIYSSADIKRQKKIRIRLALVILLLESKKNLVLVWQGEFWYGSLPLHLCGLGIFIVLAHALLKGHHLDMLLYFLTMPGAFMSLLTPDWTNVSAFNYLHFHSFLFHVLLFAYPVTMLLSKELTLSIRKMWQPILFSCVTVPVIYILNVLWGTNFMFINQAAEGTPLMLLEQYLGRQYYILGFIGLVMVFWLLLLLPIIVCKKTQY; this is encoded by the coding sequence GTGCTAAATGAGAAGATTCAATCATTAGAAAATGGCTTTCGATTATTTGATTGGTATCACCTCAGCTGGCTGATGTTAACGGGGCTAGTTATATGTATTATGTATAAGATTTATAGTAGTGCGGATATAAAAAGGCAAAAAAAAATAAGAATACGATTGGCGCTTGTAATTTTGCTGTTGGAGAGCAAAAAAAATCTAGTATTAGTCTGGCAAGGAGAATTTTGGTACGGTTCGTTGCCACTACATCTATGCGGGCTGGGCATTTTTATTGTATTGGCACATGCCTTGTTGAAAGGTCACCACCTAGATATGCTGCTCTATTTTTTGACGATGCCAGGTGCATTCATGTCGCTACTTACACCAGATTGGACGAATGTGTCAGCATTTAATTACTTGCATTTTCATAGTTTTTTATTTCATGTATTATTATTTGCCTATCCTGTGACTATGCTATTATCAAAAGAATTAACGTTGTCCATACGTAAAATGTGGCAGCCAATTTTATTCTCATGCGTGACCGTTCCAGTTATTTATATATTGAATGTATTGTGGGGAACCAATTTTATGTTTATCAACCAAGCTGCGGAAGGGACACCACTGATGCTACTCGAGCAGTATTTAGGGAGGCAATATTATATTCTAGGCTTCATTGGTCTTGTAATGGTTTTTTGGCTCCTATTGCTTTTGCCAATAATAGTTTGTAAAAAAACTCAATATTAG
- a CDS encoding glucosaminidase domain-containing protein yields the protein MFKPMNTATPQQIEETPTVEAFIGEIAETARKLGADNDLYASVMIAQAILESKSGQSGLAASPNYNLFGIKGKYQNNSVALETLEDDGEGNMTTIQAEFRKYTSYEESLKDYVNLLRNGVSWNKQFYTSVFKSNTTSYKDATHFLTGTYATDSKYNEKLNALIAQYDLAQYDNPIQSKKTIQVEAGDSLTLIAEAHHVKVTSIKQWNQLNSNNLEAGQSLNIYY from the coding sequence TTGTTTAAGCCAATGAACACGGCTACTCCTCAACAGATCGAGGAAACCCCTACTGTTGAAGCATTTATAGGCGAAATTGCTGAAACTGCTCGCAAGCTTGGTGCTGACAATGATTTATATGCATCTGTTATGATTGCACAAGCCATTCTTGAGAGTAAAAGTGGACAAAGTGGACTCGCTGCATCCCCAAACTATAATTTATTTGGAATCAAGGGAAAATATCAAAACAATTCGGTCGCCCTTGAAACGTTAGAAGATGATGGTGAAGGCAATATGACAACGATTCAAGCTGAATTCCGCAAGTATACTTCCTATGAAGAGTCTTTAAAAGATTATGTGAACTTACTTCGAAACGGAGTCTCGTGGAATAAACAATTTTATACGAGCGTATTCAAAAGCAACACAACTTCTTATAAAGATGCGACCCACTTCTTAACAGGCACCTACGCCACAGATTCCAAATACAATGAAAAACTCAACGCGCTCATTGCACAATATGACTTAGCGCAGTACGATAATCCGATACAAAGCAAAAAAACGATACAAGTAGAAGCTGGCGATTCACTAACTCTAATTGCAGAAGCTCATCATGTTAAGGTCACTTCCATTAAGCAATGGAACCAACTAAATTCCAATAATCTTGAAGCAGGACAATCATTAAATATTTATTATTAG
- a CDS encoding carbon starvation protein A, with translation MFTLLGSIALLIVGYIVYGKFIEKVFIVNDTTPTPAYTKADNLDYMPMPAWKGWIIQLLNIAGLGPIYGAIAGALYGPVAMIWIVFGCIFAGAVHDYFAGMLSLRHGGAQFPALVQRYLGKVMRVFTDIVSVVLMVLVAAAFTAGPAAVLSSKLGITFMTALIAIFIYFLLAAILPINQIIGRIYPVFGAVLIIMAGAVLVALVTSDIAIPEVSLTNMHPNDLPVWPLLMVTISCGAISGFHSTQSPIISRTIKKESEGRKVFFGAMIGEGVIALIWCAAGMSFYGGTEGLLPKLAEIGAGGVVDEISIALLGTFGSILAILGIVILPITTGDTSLRSARMIVLDFLGSRLPKNNATPILATVAVAAPAFFLSTIDYQFLWRYVGMTNQMVATVMLWVAASYLLKTGKFHWIAGLPALFMTSVVFVYLMVAPEGFALAYDTGVIIGLSFTVLVAFNYIYQIFKRKAFTNPVFLSEK, from the coding sequence ATGTTTACACTTCTTGGTTCGATTGCTCTATTAATTGTAGGGTATATCGTTTATGGAAAATTTATTGAAAAGGTTTTTATTGTAAATGATACAACGCCAACACCAGCTTATACAAAAGCTGATAATTTAGATTATATGCCCATGCCTGCATGGAAGGGCTGGATAATTCAACTATTAAATATCGCAGGGCTTGGCCCAATTTACGGTGCAATTGCAGGTGCACTCTATGGTCCAGTTGCAATGATTTGGATTGTATTTGGTTGTATTTTTGCCGGAGCCGTTCATGACTATTTTGCAGGGATGTTATCTCTACGTCATGGAGGAGCACAATTCCCAGCACTTGTTCAACGCTATTTAGGAAAAGTTATGCGCGTATTCACTGATATCGTTTCAGTTGTACTAATGGTTTTAGTAGCAGCTGCCTTTACAGCAGGACCTGCCGCTGTTCTATCTTCAAAATTAGGTATTACATTTATGACAGCACTTATTGCTATTTTCATTTACTTCTTATTAGCAGCGATTTTACCGATCAATCAAATTATCGGTCGTATTTATCCAGTATTTGGTGCGGTATTAATCATTATGGCTGGTGCGGTATTAGTAGCACTAGTAACTTCGGATATTGCTATTCCTGAAGTATCTTTAACAAATATGCATCCGAATGATTTACCTGTATGGCCATTATTAATGGTAACTATTTCTTGTGGTGCAATCTCTGGTTTCCACTCTACCCAAAGCCCGATTATTTCAAGAACAATCAAGAAAGAATCTGAAGGACGCAAAGTTTTCTTTGGTGCCATGATTGGTGAAGGTGTTATTGCGTTAATCTGGTGTGCAGCTGGTATGAGTTTCTATGGCGGTACAGAAGGATTATTACCAAAACTTGCTGAAATTGGTGCAGGTGGCGTAGTAGACGAAATTTCAATTGCATTACTTGGTACATTCGGTAGTATTTTAGCGATTTTAGGAATTGTTATTTTACCAATTACAACAGGTGATACTTCATTACGTTCAGCACGCATGATTGTGTTAGACTTTTTAGGATCTCGTTTACCAAAAAATAATGCAACACCGATTTTAGCAACAGTTGCAGTAGCAGCACCAGCATTCTTCTTATCAACAATTGATTATCAATTCTTATGGCGTTATGTAGGGATGACGAATCAAATGGTTGCGACAGTTATGCTTTGGGTTGCAGCATCATATTTATTAAAAACAGGCAAGTTCCACTGGATTGCCGGTTTACCAGCTTTATTCATGACTTCTGTGGTATTTGTATACTTAATGGTAGCACCAGAAGGATTTGCTCTAGCTTATGATACTGGTGTCATCATTGGTTTAAGCTTTACAGTCTTAGTTGCTTTCAATTATATTTATCAAATCTTTAAGCGAAAAGCCTTTACAAATCCAGTATTTTTATCAGAGAAATAA
- a CDS encoding LLM class flavin-dependent oxidoreductase has protein sequence MENYRIDEKNGMEFGLYTLGDHIPNPLTGSRISAQERIHEIIETSKFAEQAGIDVFAVGESHQQYFATQAHSVVLGAIAQATSKIKLASSATVLSVADPVRVYEDFATLDLISNGRAEIVAGRGSRVGAHELFGVSLRDYEEIFEEKLALLKQLNDKDIVNYEGKFRAPLKDAHILPQPLNGSLPIWRAVGGPPESAIKAGYMGIPMMLTTLGGPAMAFAPSVDAYREAATRSGHDASKLPIATTSLFYVTETEAEALEGMYPHLNGGMQAIRGQGYPRGQFEASTSVTDALMVGSTNQIIEKLHYQYELYGMQRFMAQIDFGGVPLEKVMKNIEIIGNDIIPAVKKFTAK, from the coding sequence ATGGAAAACTATCGAATTGATGAAAAAAACGGCATGGAATTTGGGCTATATACATTAGGCGATCATATCCCGAATCCTTTAACTGGTTCGCGCATTTCAGCTCAGGAGCGAATCCATGAAATTATCGAAACAAGTAAATTTGCAGAGCAAGCAGGCATAGATGTATTTGCTGTCGGTGAAAGCCATCAGCAATACTTCGCAACACAAGCGCATTCAGTTGTTCTTGGCGCAATTGCTCAGGCAACTTCGAAAATTAAACTTGCAAGCTCGGCAACGGTACTTAGTGTAGCCGATCCGGTACGTGTTTATGAGGATTTTGCAACGCTTGATTTAATATCAAATGGCCGTGCAGAAATCGTTGCAGGACGAGGTTCACGTGTTGGTGCACATGAATTATTCGGTGTGAGCCTACGTGATTATGAGGAGATTTTTGAGGAAAAATTAGCGTTATTAAAGCAATTAAATGACAAGGATATCGTCAATTATGAAGGCAAATTCCGCGCACCATTAAAAGATGCACATATTTTACCTCAGCCACTTAATGGGTCTCTGCCTATTTGGCGTGCAGTTGGTGGGCCGCCGGAAAGCGCGATTAAAGCCGGCTATATGGGTATTCCTATGATGCTGACAACTTTAGGTGGGCCAGCTATGGCATTCGCCCCTTCTGTCGACGCTTATCGTGAAGCAGCGACGCGCAGTGGCCATGATGCTTCAAAACTACCGATTGCAACAACGAGCTTATTTTATGTAACCGAAACAGAAGCTGAAGCATTAGAAGGCATGTACCCACACTTAAACGGCGGCATGCAGGCGATTCGTGGGCAAGGCTACCCTCGTGGACAATTCGAGGCATCTACTTCAGTAACAGATGCGTTAATGGTTGGTTCAACTAATCAAATTATTGAAAAGCTACACTATCAATATGAACTATACGGCATGCAACGCTTTATGGCACAAATTGACTTTGGCGGTGTGCCGTTAGAAAAAGTGATGAAAAACATTGAGATTATTGGGAATGATATCATTCCTGCGGTAAAGAAGTTTACGGCGAAATAG